A DNA window from Syngnathus typhle isolate RoL2023-S1 ecotype Sweden linkage group LG2, RoL_Styp_1.0, whole genome shotgun sequence contains the following coding sequences:
- the LOC133143789 gene encoding transcription factor HES-2-like, with protein sequence MSPNMTCDALASFSPNSTVAKRKEALELRKVSCLLNVRKCSLFIVPPLNLVYNFQTMKPLVEKRRRARINDSLNHLKDLILPLTGKDKSRYSKLEKADILEMTVRFLSDMPPVQNKNSTDSYKEGYKACLQRVSALLPKSSLEPDATRQVTDFIQRSMSANNNRQCHNCCSQSSGAFPHIQQRLLSLKSSLGHKPEGAVHPSGARSAPQLNIAPMWRPW encoded by the exons ATGTCTCCAAACATGACTTGTGATGCTCTAGCATCCTTTTCCCCTAATTCCACCGTGGCCAAAAGGAAAGAAGCCCTAGAGCTCAGAAAGGTGAGTTGTCTTTTAAATGTGCGCAAATGTTCTCTATTTATTGTACCGCCACTAAACTTGGTTTATAATTTTCAGACGATGAAACCATTGGTGGAGAAAAGAAGGCGTGCTCGTATTAACGACAGCCTGAACCACTTGAAGGACCTCATTCTTCCTCTTACCGGCAAAGAT AAAAGTCGCTACTCTAAGCTGGAGAAAGCAGACATCTTGGAGATGACTGTGAGGTTCCTCAGTGACATGCCCCCTGTCCAAAATAAAA ATTCCACAGACAGTTACAAAGAGGGCTACAAAGCTTGCCTCCAGCGCGTCTCTGCGCTCCTTCCGAAAAGCAGCCTCGAGCCCGATGCCACCCGACAGGTGACCGACTTCATCCAGCGGTCCATGTCGGCCAACAACAACAGGCAGTGCCACAACTGCTGCAGCCAGAGCTCCGGGGCTTTCCCGCACATCCAGCAGAGGCTTCTTAGCCTGAAGTCCAGCCTGGGCCACAAACCCGAGGGCGCGGTGCACCCAAGTGGAGCGCGCTCAGCTCCACAGCTCAACATTGCCCCCATGTGGAGACCCTGGTAG
- the hes2.1 gene encoding transcription factor HES-2.1 — protein sequence MSPSITSEASQPLTVRSTVAQRKQAHELRKTLKPLLEKRRRARINDSLSHLKSLILPLVGKDNARYSKLEKADILEMTVRFLRDLPASKDPAESYREGYKACLQRVSALLPQTSLNQDACQRVSDFVRRSMSATVTPSCMNCCAQTSRAFPHIQQRLLSLKSGLSAMRADSQPQSQPAAAGSPAAQQVPPAVSADMWRPW from the exons ATGAGTCCCAGCATCACTTCCGAGGCCAGCCAGCCTCTCACTGTCAGATCTACCGTGGCCCAGAGGAAACAAGCCCACGAGCTGAGAAAg ACTCTCAAACCGCTGTTGGAGAAGAGGAGGCGTGCTCGTATTAATGACAGTTTGAGCCATTTGAAGAGTCTCATCCTGCCTCTGGTTGGCAAAGACAACGCGCGCTACTCAAAGCTGGAGAAAGCGGACATTCTGGAAATGACGGTCCGTTTCCTCAGGGACCTCCCGGCGTCGAAAG ATCCCGCGGAAAGTTACAGAGAAGGCTACAAAGCGTGCCTCCAGCGGGTCTCCGCTCTGCTCCCTCAAACAAGCCTCAACCAGGACGCGTGTCAGCGCGTCAGTGACTTTGTGCGGCGCTCCATGTCCGCCACGGTCACCCCGTCCTGCATGAACTGCTGCGCACAGACGTCCAGGGCATTCCCCCACATCCAACAGAGGCTACTTAGCCTCAAGTCCGGCTTGAGCGCTATGAGGGCAGACAGCCAGCCGCAGTCGCAGCCGGCGGCTGCGGGCTCTCCTGCAGCGCAACAAGTCCCGCCTGCTGTCAGCGCGGACATGTGGAGGCCCTGGTAG